A window of Candidatus Tanganyikabacteria bacterium genomic DNA:
TCTTGCGCGGCGCTCACGCCGCTTGCATGATGCGAACGTCAGCGACTCGCCCATTTGGCCCCCCCGCGAGCCGGATCTGAATGCCGTCGTCCAGGCGGAGCCGAGAGCCGATGGGGACCGGCTGCCCGCTGCCGGTCGTGAGACCGGGCAGGCCCCTGTTCTGCAGAAACCACGACCCGCCCTCCGCAATAAAGGTGGCCCGCGGAGTCCTGTCGGCCTTCTCGCCGGGGACCACGGTGTCGAGGACATGCCAGTCGTAGAGCGCGGTCTTGGGCGATCCGACGACCTTGCCGTCGGGCCGCCACTCACCCGCCCGGCGCGAGGAGCGGAGATCGAGCACCACGATCGGTCCCGTCGGGGCCTTGCCGCAGAACGGGCAGCGGATGCGGCGCTCGTCGGCGAGCACGAAGCGCGGTTCGTGGCAGCCGGGGTTGGTGCAGCTGACCAGCGAGCTCCAGGCCCGCTGCAACGCCGACTCCCAGTCTCTGGCCGCCGGCCGCCGCTCGGGATCATGGAGACCAGTCACGAAGGCTCTCGCGAACAGGTCGGCGAGATCCGGCCCGAAGGCCTTGTACGAGACGAGAATGGGCTCCTCGGAAGGGTTCGTCCGATCCGACGGGTGTTCGACGAAGAGCGCGCGTGACCCCATCGCCAGGAAGTCGTCATCTTCGGCCGAAGAGGTGGAGTGAACCTTCTTGCCGGCCAGCGGATGGCGCCGCAACAGGTACTCGTAAAGCAGGACCGCCAGGGCGTGCTGGTCGGTGAGGATGCTCGGGTGGCGCCGCCGCGGATCGTCCATTGCAAGGCGGGAAGTCGCCAGGACTTCCGGCGCGATGTAGCCCTTCGTCCCGAGGACGAGCGGGGGATAGAGCTTCGGCACGACCAGCCCGTCGATGTCGATGACGACGGCCGAGCCGGTGGACGGGTCGACCAGCACGTTCTTGTGCGAAAGATCCGAGTGGGCGAGTCCCGCGCTGTGCAGTCGGCGCACGGCCCGCGCGATGCGGATGCAGATCGACAGGTACATGTCCCAGGTTCCGAACTCCGCCGCGGGCAAGGCTCGCGACAGCCGCGGCGACGTGAACCAGCGCCCGACCTTCGTGTTTCCCCTGTAGGGCCCCGTCGCGAAGTAGTAATTCCTCGGATAGGCCGGCACGACCAAGCCGATGCGGGGCTTGACCACCACCCGGGTGGGCCAGCAGTACAACTCCCTGAAGTGACCGCCGGTGGCGGGGCAAAGCGTGGGGTTGAGCGGCCCCAGGATGGCCTGGAGCCGGGCCAGGCGGTGCGGGTCGGCGGCCGCTCCCTGGTTACGAAAGAACAGCACGACCTGGCTCCGGTCGGCCGTGAAGTAGGCTTCCTTCTCGGCGCCACTGCCCACGAGATCCGGGAGGTACTCGAGGGTAGAGCCGTCCTCGAGAATGACCCTGGGAAGCGATCCTCTCATGCTGCAGTATCCTCCTCGGTAACGACCACCAAGGTTCGATCGTCGAACGATCCGCGCCGGTAGTACCCGTCCAGCCACTCCAGGAGCCGGCGTTGGGGCTCGCCGGCCGGCGCTTGCGGTCCCGCGACGGCGGGCGCGCCGCGTCCCAGGCGCGGGAACGCCCCACAAAGCGCGAGCTCGTCGGCCAGGTGGCGGAAGCCGGGATCGGCCGGGAAGAAGTCGTCAGCGACGCCGTCGGTCATTACCAGCACCGCGTCGAAGTGCCCGACATGCTCGTGCGCCCGCCGCCTCAGCCAGTCCATGTCGGGTTCGCCCGCCGAGGCGAGGAACTGGGTCTCGCCCGCGAATTCTCCGGCCTCGGGAACGCCGAGGGAAATTACCCGATCGCCGGCAACGGCAGCCAGGGCCCCGTCGCCAATCTGCACGGTCATGCAGAACGAGCCGCCCGCGGATCCCGGCAAGCGACGCATGACCGCCAGGAGCAAGGTCGCGGCGAAGTCCGCGGGCTGCAAGCCACCGAACCGCCCCGCGTACTCGGGATTCGAGATTCGCTCCAGCAGCGCCTGGTCCAGCGCGCGGCGCGCCGAAATGACCGCGCCGAGAAGCGCCTGGGCGACGGTCTCCGGTCCCGGCACGGGAAGGGTAGCCAGGGAGCCGGCCAGGGACGCCGCGGCGGCCCGGCAGGAGACCTTGGCTCCGACCCGCGAGAGGCGCTTCGAGCCGGCGCCGTCCGACACCGCCACGATGGCCCAGTCGCCGGATCGCGCCAGTTCGAACCAGTCGTCGCAGTTGGTTCCGTCGTGCCGATGCTTGCGGCCGCGAGCCCGGGAACCGACCATGCGATAGGCGCCCGGCACCTCCAGCGTCGCGGTGAACGTGTCGTCATGGCGATCCATCCGATCCTCGACGGCCAGCACGCGCCACATGGCACTCGGCCTGGCCGGAGCGTCGCCGGGCGCGTCGGCCGAGCTCGCCGGACAGGCCGCCGGCGGGCCCGCGACGGGCCCCTGCGGTGTGGGCGGAGGAGGCCCGTTTCGGGGCTGGGAGCATTCAGGCATCCGCCGATCGTCATCGCCCTCCCCGACCGATCGCACGATGCGTGGCGCCGCGTGAGGCCGCGGCATCCCGTTGGAGCCCCGCGGCGGGTGGACGCCGAGACTGCGGCGCATGATGCCGGCGACGAGGATCGAGTGAGCGGGCCGAAGCGCCACCCAGGCCGAGAATGCCGAGACCAGCGAATCCAGGACCAGCTGGTCGTGATCCGGAACCCCGCTCGCAAGCGTCAGGCCGAACCGCAGCCGCAATGCGTTCTCCAGCTGCAGGCCCAGGGCGTCCGCGACGTCGGCCAGGCGGTGAAAGAATGGGCGATCCCCCTGAAACACCAGCCGGTGCCAGTCGTCCGACGCTGTCGGGTCGTCATCGGCCGGGATGCCGAGCTTCCAGCGAACAGCCTTGAGCTTGCGCTCGGCGCCACCGGAGTTCGATCGCAGTAACGCGAACCGGATCTTGCGAGCGACCAGGGTGGAAGCCGCGGGAAACTCGGTGACCCACCTCCCGAACTCGCTCCGGAGGGAGTCGAGGATCTCGCCGTTTGCGGGATCTGCCGGGAATACGCCCAGGCGTGCGCCAATGGCGTTACGCAAGAGCTGGGCCAGGTTGAACGCCATGCTGGTCGCCTCGGTCCAGCTCTCGGGCTGGCCGCGGTACTGGTCCCAGAGCAGTGCGCCGGTCTCGTGCGCCACATCCGTCGGCAAGCCCAGCCGCCAGCGGACGCCCTGGCTGATCGGCTCGACGTCGGCAAGCGAACGCATGGCTCTCACCTAGGGGGTGTGAAGGCCGGGATCTGGCCCGAAGTCGGCCTGTCCCCGTGGCGGGAGCGCCTGAATGCTTGCCGAGGCTTGCTTGATGGAATCCGTCACCTGGCGGAAGAACAGCTTGAGTTCTTCCGGCTGCAGGCTGCTGAGCTCCACCACGGTCTCGGTCATCCGGCGCAGCGTCGCCGAGTTGGCGCGCGGTCCGGCCGCACAGGCAACGAAGGCGCCATACTTGCGCCGAGACACCGCGTCTGCGGCGGCTTCCCACGCATCCGTGGGCTCGCCGTCCGTCATCAGGAAAACCAGGGGCCGCCAGTCGCCCTTCTGCGTCGAAGTGGTCCTCCGAACTTCACTATCCAAGGCGTCCAGCAGCACCGACAGGGCGTGGCCGAGGGCCGTGCGGCCGCTGGCATCCAGCGAGGGTTCGCGAAACGAGGTCAGTTCGGTCAGCGGAATGACCTGACGGGCCTCGTCGTCGAACGTGATGACCGACAGGAATGCGGTCTCCAGCGAGGTGGGATCTCCCTTGAGATCGGCCACCAGAGCCTTGACGCCCTGGCGGACGGCCTCGATCGGCTCGCCGGCCATCGAGCCGGACGTGTCGAGCAGCAGATACACGGG
This region includes:
- a CDS encoding VWA domain-containing protein, with translation MVRRLPVYLLLDTSGSMAGEPIEAVRQGVKALVADLKGDPTSLETAFLSVITFDDEARQVIPLTELTSFREPSLDASGRTALGHALSVLLDALDSEVRRTTSTQKGDWRPLVFLMTDGEPTDAWEAAADAVSRRKYGAFVACAAGPRANSATLRRMTETVVELSSLQPEELKLFFRQVTDSIKQASASIQALPPRGQADFGPDPGLHTP
- a CDS encoding serine/threonine protein kinase, with translation MRGSLPRVILEDGSTLEYLPDLVGSGAEKEAYFTADRSQVVLFFRNQGAAADPHRLARLQAILGPLNPTLCPATGGHFRELYCWPTRVVVKPRIGLVVPAYPRNYYFATGPYRGNTKVGRWFTSPRLSRALPAAEFGTWDMYLSICIRIARAVRRLHSAGLAHSDLSHKNVLVDPSTGSAVVIDIDGLVVPKLYPPLVLGTKGYIAPEVLATSRLAMDDPRRRHPSILTDQHALAVLLYEYLLRRHPLAGKKVHSTSSAEDDDFLAMGSRALFVEHPSDRTNPSEEPILVSYKAFGPDLADLFARAFVTGLHDPERRPAARDWESALQRAWSSLVSCTNPGCHEPRFVLADERRIRCPFCGKAPTGPIVVLDLRSSRRAGEWRPDGKVVGSPKTALYDWHVLDTVVPGEKADRTPRATFIAEGGSWFLQNRGLPGLTTGSGQPVPIGSRLRLDDGIQIRLAGGPNGRVADVRIMQAA
- a CDS encoding protein phosphatase 2C domain-containing protein: MRSLADVEPISQGVRWRLGLPTDVAHETGALLWDQYRGQPESWTEATSMAFNLAQLLRNAIGARLGVFPADPANGEILDSLRSEFGRWVTEFPAASTLVARKIRFALLRSNSGGAERKLKAVRWKLGIPADDDPTASDDWHRLVFQGDRPFFHRLADVADALGLQLENALRLRFGLTLASGVPDHDQLVLDSLVSAFSAWVALRPAHSILVAGIMRRSLGVHPPRGSNGMPRPHAAPRIVRSVGEGDDDRRMPECSQPRNGPPPPTPQGPVAGPPAACPASSADAPGDAPARPSAMWRVLAVEDRMDRHDDTFTATLEVPGAYRMVGSRARGRKHRHDGTNCDDWFELARSGDWAIVAVSDGAGSKRLSRVGAKVSCRAAAASLAGSLATLPVPGPETVAQALLGAVISARRALDQALLERISNPEYAGRFGGLQPADFAATLLLAVMRRLPGSAGGSFCMTVQIGDGALAAVAGDRVISLGVPEAGEFAGETQFLASAGEPDMDWLRRRAHEHVGHFDAVLVMTDGVADDFFPADPGFRHLADELALCGAFPRLGRGAPAVAGPQAPAGEPQRRLLEWLDGYYRRGSFDDRTLVVVTEEDTAA